One Pseudomonas sp. B21_DOA genomic window, GAAACCGGTGTAATCCGCGACTTCCACTGCGGCAACGCCGTTGTCACGCAGCAGCTTGAACGTTCCGCCGGTGGAGAGGATCTCGACGCCCAGAGCTTCGAGCTCCTTGGCGAATTCGAGGATCCCGGTCTTGTCGGAAACGCTGATCAAGGCGCGGCGGATCGGCAGGCGGGTAGTCTGGTCGGTCATCTCAATTTCCATCAAAAGCAAAGGAAGTCAGCAAAAAAGGCGACCGTTTTTTACGCGGGCGCCTTTCTGGTTTGATTGAATGCTTACAGCAGATCGTACTGCTTGAGTTTCTTGCGCAGCGTGCCGCGGTTCAGTCCGAGCAGCTCACTGGCCTTGGTCTGGTTGCCCTTGACGTAGTTCATCACGCTTTCGAGCAGGGGCGCCTCGACTTCGGACAGCACCAGGTTGTACACATCCGTGACGGACGCGCCCTCAAGGTGGGCGAAATAATTGTGCAGCGCCTTCTCGACAC contains:
- the fis gene encoding DNA-binding transcriptional regulator Fis, producing MTMMTETLVSGTTPVSDNVNLKQHLNTPSEEGQTLRGSVEKALHNYFAHLEGASVTDVYNLVLSEVEAPLLESVMNYVKGNQTKASELLGLNRGTLRKKLKQYDLL